The genomic window ccaggccttaCTTCCAACATTGGGATCACATATCAACATtcgatttggaggagacaaacatctaAACCATAGCACACAGAAAATGAGACCCTAGTACTTCATTCCTCCAAAAGCATTGCAGTGCCCACCGTATATCAGCCACTGGCTGAAATTTAGGAGaacatttaaaagacaatttttgccttttattagtgaagaaaagaaaggctttCAGACAATTTCATTGCGGAATATACTATGCGAAGTAATGAAAGTATGTGCATGTCCTGGAAGCAATCCAGAACAAGGTAGTAGTTGACTGCATCTGTGGCTGGTGGTGATAGAGTTGAATCAGTGGAGGAGTTGTGAAATAAATCATACTAAAGtaagctttaaagaaaaaaaaaatagatctaaGGCAACTAATTTTTCCTATTAGACTTTATAATCAAAGGACATTTGGTATCCCTAGGTTTTTGCCCTAAGGAGTAAGGCTGCTGCActtcttaaaaggaaaacaaacttaTTCACCACCGAAAGTTTTTTTTTGCTTCAGAGATGTTGGGAAAAGTTGTATCTAGATCTGACTCCTGGAATTATATAATCTTAGAAAAACATGGACATTGTTTCCCAAGATTGTTTAATGCAAGCCTTAACTTCTTGTTAATCTGCAATAAAGGaatattccttttttgttgttgttgttttgtttgtttgtttgagacggagtctcgctctgtctcccaggctggagtgcagtggacgctccgcctcccaggttcacgccattctcctgcctgagcctccggagtagctgggactacaggcgcccgcccgccagcacaactggctaattttttgctttgttttttttagtagagacgggattttaccgtgttagccaggatggtctcaatctcctggcctcgtgatccacccgcctcagcctcccaaagtgctgggattacaggcgtgagccaccgcacccggccagaataTTTCTTACAAGATAAAgttgaggaagggaagggaagggaaaagggaaaaggtaAGGGCgaagggggaaaggaagggaagggggaagggggaagggaagggggaaaggaagggggaagggaagggggaaaggaagggggaagggaagggggaagggaaggggaaagggaagggaagggtgaggagaagggaagagagaagagaagggggaagagaagggggaagagaaggcaagggggaagggaaggaggaaggaagggagaaggcagGGGAAGGCaagggaatgggggagggaaggcaagggaataggggaggggagggaagggaagggaagaaggaagggaaggggaaagggaggaagggaagagggaagggaagggggaagggaagagggaagggaagggggaagggaagggggaagggaaggaaaggaaaggaagaaaggtaaATAGATAATATAACACTTGAccccaggaacttgagaccagcctaacaacatagtgagaccgtgtccctacccaaaattttaaaaattagccaggcatggtagcatgtgactgtggtcccagctactcaagaggctgaggtgggagaatcacttgagcccaggaggctgagcctgcACGATACtgttactgcactccaccctgggcatcagatcaagaccctgcctcaaaaaataataatatttgacaATTTAGGTAATAAATAATGGTATTCCTTCACACTAACTCCCTGTCATAtagtttaataaagaaaatatgctagACAAATTACATGAGGATTTTTAATATGTCTATCTACtactttctgttttaaattcaagAATACCATTTTATCAACCAAACATTTGTGATCTTTtcaatatatctatatttttcctTAGTTCCATATTAAGAGAAACTAAAggccaaatatttgaaaatacccTAGTTCATTACCAGAGAACACCATATACTTATAAATTTCATATTCTGCTCCTTGATGTTTTGAAGAATTTAgatcttaaaaaatatttctccattttagatagaagcagagaatagttGACTGAGGAAGAAGGTGAAATGATCAGAAAAAGGCATGAGGGAAATTTCTAGTGTGATGGAAATGCTTTATATCTTGTTTTAGGTTACAAGCATGACTAAAACtgtcaaaattcatcaaactgAACACAGAAGGTCTTTGCCTTGTATTTTACGTTAATTATTCCTCCACaggcaaaaatgtttttaaatcttcTGCTCAAACTTCCAATTTCATAGATGCCTATACTTTTCCAAAGTAAATTTTATatcagtcatttttcttttttcatcatcattcttggttggtttttaaaaaatcacttggtAATCTTCCTCTTTCCGTTCATATTGCCGATGGATTTACTCAAACTCTTTGTCGCTTTCCTTCTAGATTATCATGGCCAAAgtttaacaaaaacaaagagcagATCTGTGACCCTTAGATGAACCCTGGGTCTCCCTGGAAGTCTGATTCAGGCACGGTGATTAGTCACAGTACTGCTTGCAGTCTACTGATTAGTTTTTCTGTCACCCTAATCAAATACAagcttatttaattcttataacagTATCTTGAGATAGTATAATGACCAGTTTACTAAAATTCAAATGCATTTGCTAATCTGGAAATTGAATGTAGGGGGGGAAGCTACCTTTTTTATGGTAATCTGGTTTACTTGAATCATCTCTGACCATTGGTTTTCTGGGGCTTTTTCTCTATTATTGGCCCAGAGGGTGAAATATATAACACGACAAACAAACTTCCCTACAGCCAACTAATCCATAACCAATAAGACCAAAAAATGTAGAAGTCTCAGTAGCTCTTGAAAACATAATAGCAAATTAACTGTGTCAAGTTcaatgaaattaaggaagaaaaaaaaaacagagcagcCAAATGGATGAAAACTTCAactcattttcaaaaaagaaagaagaataaagtagaaaatataaatactatTCTATTCTCAGCTCTGAAATACCTAAAGAAGTTTTATAGATAGCTAATCTGATCTTCAGATTAATTGTAGTCAGTGTTTATAATTAACATCAGTCTATAAAAGTTCTGAACAGGAGAATGTGAGATGGTTAAAAACTCATGGAAATAAAAGGAAGTGGTCTCCTTTtagtgtgaaaaataaataatttgtgaaaaacaaatgAGCATATGCTGTGGAGATCTGAAAAAAAGACTGTGATCCTTAAAAATCTACAGAGTTTAGAATTGAAATACAACAGCTTTCTAGAGTTGAAATATGACAGCATTTCTGTAAGCTGTTATAGCAGGTAAAGGCTATTGGCTCTATAGGCTAAGCATGTCTTCATAAGCTGTCAGTCACAGCAGAGACCACTATTTCATGCCACTCCTCAGTGAGGCCTTTTGTAAGTCAGCTAACAGTCTCCtaatttacttttgaaataaCACAAAGCTGAATCAAATAAGTCTGTAATATTGGATTAACCAACGTGCTGTGGGAATTCAGAGGAAATAGTGATTCATTCTAATTCAGGTGGAGGGCAGGAAATAACAGAATATTACCACAGGGTGGCTTTTATGCAGTTCTTCAAAGATAGGCAAATCTGAGAACTATGGTCTTGCTTATGCAACACATATTcatagaaaaattacaaaatgtagaTCCTCAGAAATAAAATCCATAGTCCTATGGAAAACAACCCTAATTTCACTACTTAGAAAAAAAGTGCCATTGTTAACACTGACTTTTTTGTCTATTTGCAGAGATATgcaaatttataataaacatgcagttttctctgtgtgtgtatgtgtatatatatatatatacacacagagagagagagagagagagatgggatctcactttgttgcccaggctggtctcaaacttctggcctcaagtggtcctcctgtctccatctcccaaagtactggggttataggcgtgagccaccacacctggcctaaatatGCAGTTTCCTGGCACATTCCTTACAATATGTTGTGAACATGGTTGCATCTTTCTGGTATTTACTTTCAGGTGATAATACAtctttatatgtttatatcttattacccaaatatcattttgtagaCATTTTATTTCCAGTTGTTTGTTAGTATGGATGTGTAAGATTTgttaaaatgtctttcaaaagtATGTATCTTTGAGTACTTAGTTGTATCCTTGAATATTcatcagattattattattattatttttattttatttgaggcagagtcttgctttgtagcccaagctggagtgcaatggcgcgatcttgactcactgcaacttctgcctcccaagctcaagctattctcctgcctcagcctcccaagtagccaggactgcaggtgctcccggctcattttttgtatttttagtagagaaggggtttcatcatgttggccagactggtcttgaactcctgacctcatgatccgcccacctcagcctcccaaagtgctgggattacagacgtgagccactgcatcctgccCATCAGATTACCTTTTAGGAGGAAtccctagaagtggaattgctgagggCCGATACCAGAGTTACcaatgttctcttttctctataatcTATTAATTTGTTCCAAGTATATCACCTTCTTCATGACATGTCCAGCTACTGCACCATTTCTCTGTTCCACTTTCAAGCAGAATAAGCCTAGGTGTTTAAAGAATCTCtaattcttctcctttctctcttaaaACCATTCTAATCAGGCTTTCCCCAGAGCCACTCCATCAAAACTCCTCTTGTCCAAATAAACAACCATCATGCCCCCCCACATATATACACTTACACACATTGTGTTAAATCCAATATTAAATCTCATTCATCATCTTACTTGATCAGACAGTAACTTTTGAGATAGATGATCATTTTCCCCTTCCAGAAACATTTTCTCACTTGGATTCCAGCACACCACGCACTCTTGGTTTCCCTTTTAGCTCACTGGACACACACTCTGCCTCCTCATCCTATTGACCCACATTCTCTGGGTGATCTCGTTAAGTCTCCTAGCTTTAAAAATCATCTCCTTGCCTATAAGTTCCAACTAGTATCTCTTGTCTAGTCCTCACCCTTAAACTAAATAACAAATGTCCAAACTCATGCACACTGAAAACTTACCATATCTATTACCAACTTCTGATCTTTATTCCtcctgctttaaaaaacaaaaccccacccCAGTCTTTCCCTTCTCTGTAAATAACAATGGCCACCCCTGCAGCTGCTCAAGCCTAAGACCTTAGAATTCTTCTAAATCATTCTTTATCTTATACCACCTTCAGTTCTTCAAGAAATCTTACTGTCTCTATCCCTGAAACATATTAGAATCTAGACTCTCACCACTTTTGACACAGGATGTTTTTTTGACCCCTTTGTGGGATCATGACAGGGATGCCCCATTTATGCAGCCCACCCCATTTGACCCCTCATGGGAGGGACCATGTAGGCAAGTAAGTGCAGGAATCGGCCAGTCACTTTAGTGCCAGCAGTACCAAACCTCAAGGCCCCAGAGGGCATGTTGCAAAGCTCTCTTAGCTCCACCATCTGCAGACAGCAGTGTGTTATCAGCTCAGTGGGTCCTTTGCCTTGTCACATGGAGTGGCTGCCTTTCACCAACGAGGGCAAAGAGCCAGTGTGACAGTCTTTTTGGGTACCCTCACTTGGTGCGTCCCGAATTCTTGTCCGgtgcccaagaagaatgaggtcacaCAGACCAGTTGAAGGATGGGGAATGTGTAGAATTTTACTGAGCAATGAAAGGGGTTCTCACGGAAGAGGGGAGCTGGAAAGGCGATGGGAAGGGCAGGTCACTCTCCCCTGAAGTCAAGTTGCCTCTCTTAACATCCAGCCATTGTCTCTGAAGTCAAGTGACCTCTCAATGTCCAGCTGTTTCTCCTCTCTAccagctgagtctggggtctttataggcacaggatcaGGGGGAGCAGGCCACAGGTAgatttggaaaaggcaacattcaattgGTAAAAAGACATtcttcagaaagaaccaatcagGAGAGAGCAGGCAAACAAgatagaagttctcactttgaGCCAGGTGTTTCAGGTTTTTGGGCTTGAAGCTGGGGCTTTGCCAGGGACCTGCCCCTGTCTGCCTAgagtttctctgcctcctgtctctaTCTTTTACTGTTCCTACTCTGGTCTGGTATTCCTTTCCTGAATTATTAAGAACCCCTAACTAGTCTCCCTGCATTTGCTCTTAATCCCTATGTCTAGTTACAACACAGAGGCCTgagtgatccttttaaaatggaagtcagggccgggcacagtggctcactcctgtaatcccagcacttagggaggccgaggtggatggatcacgaggtcaggagatcaagaccatcctggctgacacagtgacaccccatctctactaaaaatacaaaaaaaaagttagccgggcgtggtggcatgcatctgtagtccctgctactcaggaggttgaggcaagagaatggcgtgaacctggaaggcagagcttgcagtgaactgagatcatgccactgcactccagcctggatgacagaacaagactctgtctcaaaaaaaaaaaaaaaaaaaaaaaaaggaagtcagatCTTaccactcctctgctcaaaactctGTATAGCTCTTCCATTTCACTTAGAGTAAAAGCCAAAATTCTCCCAATGCTCTATAAACCCTGAACTCAATATTACCCTCTAATCCCCCATAGATCCTCTCTGATTTCATcctctactttttttcttctagttcaCTGCTTCAGCCCACCCAGACCTACTCGCCATTTGGTGAAGGAACCAGGCATGTGCCTGCCTCAGGttctttgcactggctgttccctggGTCTGCAATGTTTTTTCATCCAATGTCTTCATAGCTCAGTCCCTTGCTgccttcaggtctttgctcaaatatcactttacctctTTTCAAACGGCCTCCTCCCTTCAATGTTTACTGTCCATTCTCTGCTTTTTTTCCCATAATACTTCTCTTCTTctgatacattttttatttgtgcaatttgttattttttgggACCCCAAAATGTATTCATAAGTGCAGGAATTTGTATCTAATTTGTTCAATACTGGAGGAGAGTCAATGTTACAGACACATATTTAATGCTTTTAATCCAGACCTCCAATTTGCTTCTAAAGAAATGAAGATACAGTGTTTAAATAAGTAAACGAGGTGGAGAAGGATGGCTCATGTTGACGCCACAGTATTGACAAAGCCACTGAAATGCAAGAAAGCAAAATGGTGCACTGGATGCCAGGTGTTTCTGATGTATCAAGGGTGGGATACGGATGTATTTAAAATAGGAACACATAAATGGAACAAGgcaatattttaaaggaaagcatAAAATCAGCTTACTCCACAATAAGAAAGAtcataatgaaatgaaatgaaaagagagTTCCACACGAGGATACTGACTGAGGTACTGGGACACTTAATGAAAACTTTCACCACAAAAAAGTTGACAAAGTACAACAATCTGTTGGGGATGGCAGCTGTCTTTGAAAAGGTAGTGAAGGCtctggccataccaccctgaatgtgcTGGATCTCATCTGAAAACGTGATGAAAACTATGGATTCTTCCAAGAAAATTGCACATATCTACAAAGTTTGGAGAGTCTACCACCTCCTGAAACCTATTCATGAACCACCATGGGCCAGTCATTAAGAATCTCaatcaagattaaaaaaagaaatctggttaagaaatattatttcagCATGATAATCACTTGTACAGAAATGATGCTTAGATAAGGATGTGGGTGGTTGTAATATTGAGTTATAACATTTTgcatatatcttttttctttttaaattgctcaGACTATTCTCCATAACCATTGTGCAAATCTTTGAAGCTGAAGTTTATTCCACTAAAAGATAATTCAACCACCATAtcttaaatgttaaataatacgTAGAATCAAGTATCCCAAAGTCAACTCAGTGAACATTCAAATTGAAAACTCCTTGTTTTAAGCTTGATATCAATACCGTTATGAAGTTCACAAGATAATCAGAAGGAAGACTATTTAGGTACtgctaatttgatttttttacaaattgaaattGGCAAACATTCCATCCAAACAATCTAAGCTATGGTCTGTCTTCTGTACAACTTTATCATTAGGCATCTTTCATCTgtaaattcagtaaaatattaATGAGTCTTTGCTTTtctaccaaatatctcttctctcTGTACCACAGAATCCAGAAATAATTAGTGGGAAATTCAGCTTGAGTAGTTTTCCTTGGTCAGATAGGTCTCTAGAGAGAGGTGTGCTAAGCAAAGGGAAAGGCTCTTATTTACGTCCTAAATATAAACAGCTCTTTATTCACTGAGGCCATTCTTTGCACTGTAGTAATGCTAGTGCAGAAAACTCTCTTATCTGAAATCTATTCCATATCTGATATCTGATGCCAACCCCTATAGTGATAAAGGCCACAGACACAAATCCAGAAGCACCGAATCTAAACAGTCAGTCCTGAGAGGTCTCTCTGGTTGGTTTCTTTTCCCTGTTGCCATTCATCCGAGGACGAGTTTACCAACAGCCATCAACCAAGCACATCCAAACTGGATCCAGGCCAAGAGCAAGCAGCATTGTTGAAATCTGGGCAGCAAGGTGGAAGGGTGGCCAGGGCGTCAGCTGGATGAAAACATGCGGGGACTGCTGGGCAGCAGCTGGAAGAAGTTTGGACATGCTGGCCGGGAGACATACGAGTGGTTAACCAGCGAGCCCAGCCCGCCTCTCTTGGAGACCCAGCTGCAGGTCTGTACTTACGACTTAAGTCTTTTCTTCCCCAAAACGCCTTCATCAGTTTTAAAATCAACAATACCTATGGTTTTAGGCTCTTAAAACATAGTGGTAGCAATTTTGTCTTACagctataacaaaaatatgaatTCACTGATTGGCTTGGTCTAAAGGCAATAACTTGAAAGTTATACTTTTTGGACAAGGATACATTCAAGTAAAACTTGGCACACCTGTATCCTCCTAAGAACCCTTGATATCTGAAATATGTGGAAGAACACCTGAAACCAGGGGTCAACAGAGGTGTTACAACGGAAAAGCCTCGGTGTTACAACTTCGTTCTTTGCTCAGGGTGCAATGtctacatatacaaaaataagagCCTCTCTTTGGTCCTGGCTGTGTATTAACCACTGTTTTTAAGTGTTAGCAGAAACCATGCATCTTACTTCAGGTAAGACAGCAGGGGGTTAAAGAGATTTTGTCTCTCACTAAGAAATGCAGCAGCTGCTTTTGCTTTGTCTGGCAAATCACCGGTGAAGTCTCCGTAGGAGGCAGCATTAAGgacaaatatttttacaaatctaAAACCTAAGAATTTTATAATCAGAGGAGAAATGAGTGACACTGCTGAAAAcccaagaaagaaggaaatcaaactattttcttgctttctggaAAACCAACTGGTGAGATTAGTATTTAAGTTCTCTAAAaccacattttacagaaaaagtacataaatatatattgatatgGATATTGAGATATCCTTTAGCAGTTACACCTTTAATTGGACATTTCTTGAAAATATCCCCTGAACAACAAATCCCTTAAGCCgatataaaataaacatcagaaaaacattaaaagttaaaaaataactttgaggCGGGTGAGCAAATTAGGATTTTTGACTAAAAAAGACATCctttccacattaaaaaaatccaacaaTTTTAAGCAACATaccataaataattaaataagcaaattaaGGATATTGCAATGAATTTGTCCGATAGCTCTGGGCTTCTCTTAACTGGAAAAGtcctttgtctcaaaaaattgtCCTAGTTTGCTGTTTAAAGTCTTCTAATGCCACTTTCTATGTGGACAAATTTAAATCAGCCAACGGAAGTACTGATTACAGCAGGGACTGTGGTACTTCTCCTTTCCCGAATTTTTGCAACTAGTATTGAGAATACCGTAAGTAGCATAATTATAAACAAAGAATCTGTAACATGAAACCTTTTAAATAGAACATTAAGTATCTCTGTATTCTATGCCTACTAACTATCTAGGATAtaacagagaatttaaaattgATGGCCACAACTGATCAGAAACTGTTATCATCCATATTATTGatagagaatgaaataaaaatagattatgaAAAATTGTCTATGCTTATCAGGGTTGAAATACTAAAAGAGATAATAGCCAAAGTTATTATTGAATTATTAAGCTAGTATAAGCTATTAAGCTATTGtttaatcattaaaaatgttaaaactttttttggtgATTCAtctagagagaaaaaacaaattatagtTAAAATGTTCTTACTCCAACTTGATTTCTTAATAATTGTAGCAAATTTATGAGTTCATCTACTCTTACAGTTTTTGTAATCAAAGTCCTTACTATGTCACAACAGATTTTAAGTTAATAATTCTGATAACAAATTTGATTTTATGTAAGAAACAGAAGGAATTTATCGTTTAGAACAGTCACATATATAAACCATgagactttttttctgaaaatatgtatttattaaaacataaatttagttatgccagatttttttttctggccttaCCAATAAATTTCTAGGTTTCTCTGATTTTCTAGCCTCACCAATAAATTTCTAGATTTCTCTgattatctttaatattttaggTTTAGTAAACTTGACCGTTCAAGTCActgagatataaatatataagtactATCACCAAGAGCTTTATGCACTTTAATTCATTTACTTCTCATGTTAACCCTTGATAACAATGTTATTAattccatttcacagaggagaaagCCTAGGCCCAGAGAAGGCAAGTGAACAGTCCGCAGTCACACAGGTGTTAGAACATCGTAGGAATTCAAACACAGAGCTGTCAACCCTCAAAGATGATGCTCTGCTTCTCGAGAACActatttttatgttctttaagCTAAAATATCTTAATTCATATCTTACCAAGGACAAAATAtctggaaatataaatattaaataaaccaTCTAATTTCAAGTCAAAACCACACACATAGTTGTAAAGTCTGTAGGGAATAACAAAAGATTATACAAACATCTAGCATTATACAATGCTAGCTACATAAACCAGTCTCTTAAGAGGTCATGACCAGCAAAACATGTGTCCTTTCCACCAACATCAAGGAATGAACCTCATCTCTCATAGTTTattagggtgtttttttttttttttcctttttttttgagacagagtctcgctttgttgcccaggctggaataaagtggcacgatctcggctcactgcaaacctccacctcctgagttcaagtgattctcctgtctcagcctccccagtagctaggattacaggtgcccaccaccacattcagctaattttttttgtatttttagtagagatggggttttaccatgttggccaggctggtttcaaactcccgacctcaagtgatcctcccatctcagcctcccaaagtgctgggattacaggcgtgagccactgggcccggcccaggttttcttttaaataagtaAAGAGCTTAATattctgtttgcttattttaaacataattacaaggctttaaaatattttcttttcctccatagTAGATACTAACATTTACACTTGTTACTATATGCTTTATAAAAGAGATAAACTTTTTAACACTTCATTATTTCTTAGTAGCCTTATTAAAGGCAGTCTCTGTGCATTAggaacagtattttttttttaaacttgcttTCCTACTTTGCTGTTTAAACATCATTTCATGCCTATTGTATTATTTCTGCCATCAAGAGCCATTATCATTTCTGTGAGCTAATATTATAAAATCAATACCTTTTTGGTTGCCCAAGAATTCATCTGTaattctttgtctttaaaaaggtaaaatgtttgcatatttatcctacaaattttacaaaaacaaatttaaagaatttttaaaatctcattcatCATAAGCACCAACTATCAAATCCAAATTCAGTTATTTACATTTGACACGCATGTAATTTTTACCTGTGATGTGAACACATCATGAGATTTTTGTTCCAGAATTAAAGAACTTAAGTGAGTCCCACATAATCCGTTAGTGGCAATAAATCATAATTGGtctcattctaaataaaataagtacataaatagtAAGAATTTTCATTCCAGAAAATGAACAGCAGACCTACCAACCAAaacttatttcaatatttttacttttgtggaAATGTTGTAAGATCTCATCAACGTATACTTTTTGGCATTCTGAATTCACACTTTATTGTGTAAATTAACATTATTTCATATAGGCTTAAGCTCACCGGCATAAGtaaataacagtgatttttagaGTGAGTAATAATAGAAGAATGAAAGATGAGAGGGAACTTCAGGACCTTAGAAATGCGAGGCCTTggccgtggcttatgcctgtaatcccagcactttgggaggccaaggtgggcggatcacatgaggtcaggagtttgagaccatcctggccaacatggcaaaaccccgtctctactaaaaatacaaaaattagccaggcgtggtggtgcatgcctataattccagctactcgggaggttgaggcaggagaattgcttgaacccagggtggtggaggttgcagtgagccaagattgcgccattgcactccagcctgggtgacagagcaagactgtgtctcaaaaaacaaaaacaaaaacaaaaacaaaaaaaaacaaggaaaaaaaaaaaaagaaaaaaaaagaaattcgaGGCCTTCTTTCCACATCTCCTAACTGGGCTTCCTTCTCTAACTCCAGGGCACCCAGTGGGTGAGCTCCACCCAGGAGGATGTGGAGCCCTTCCTGTGCATCCTTCTGCCAGCCACTATCCTGCTCTTCCTGGCCTTTCTGCTGTTGTTCCTGTACCGCCGCTGCAAGTCCCCGCCACCCCAGGGGCAGGTGTTCAGCATTGACCTACCAGAGCACCCACCTGCAGAAGAGGTGACAGACCTCCTGCCCGGCCTGGCCTGGGGCAGTGAGGACTTCCCCTACTCCCCATTGCCCCCGGAGGCCACTCTCCCCTCCCAGTGTTTACTGCCCTCCTACGAGGAGGCCACCAGAAATCCTCCTGGGGAGGAGGCCCGGGGATGCAGTCCTTCAGTATGAAGAGGGCTCACATGGACTGGAAGGGCAAAAATAAACTGCTCTTGGGAATCATATAAAACATAGCTCTCCACCTTTAACAGAGCGCCcatgagaagagggagaagggccCCTAGACACAAGAAGCTGCTATTCATTGGCCAACCTCTGCCAATGGAGCACTTCAAGCTGAGGGCAAAGCTTGACAAATGCCAA from Macaca fascicularis isolate 582-1 chromosome 4, T2T-MFA8v1.1 includes these protein-coding regions:
- the SMIM28 gene encoding small integral membrane protein 28 — protein: MRGLLGSSWKKFGHAGRETYEWLTSEPSPPLLETQLQGTQWVSSTQEDVEPFLCILLPATILLFLAFLLLFLYRRCKSPPPQGQVFSIDLPEHPPAEEVTDLLPGLAWGSEDFPYSPLPPEATLPSQCLLPSYEEATRNPPGEEARGCSPSV